A window of the Clupea harengus chromosome 8, Ch_v2.0.2, whole genome shotgun sequence genome harbors these coding sequences:
- the LOC105906601 gene encoding adapter molecule crk-like: protein MAGNFDAEDRNSWYWGRLIRQETVSLLQGQRHGVFLVRDSITSPGDYVLSVSENSKVSHYIINSISNNRQSGSNQAPPRYRIGDQEFDGIPALLEFYKIHYLDTTTLIEPTSKAKHAGFVSAAAAAGSPQRSDEVEYVRALFDFPGNDEEDLPFRKGEMLRVIEKPEEQWWSAANLDGRQGMIPVPYVERYRPASPTGAGQTAPAVPGTPGASDGSGGAAPTQIDYAQPVVNTPLPNLQNGPVYARVIQKRVPNAYDKTALALEMGDTVKVTKINVNGQWEGECKGKKGHFPFTHVRLLDQQHPEDES from the exons ATGGCCGGGAATTTTGACGCCGAAGACCGTAACAGCTGGTACTGGGGAAGGCTTATTCGTCAAGAGACAGTTTCACTTCTGCAGGGACAACGACATGGAGTGTTTCTTGTCAGAGACTCAATTACGAGCCCCGGCGACTATGTACTTTCCGTTTCAGAGAATTCCAAAGTATCTCATTACATAATCAATAGCATCAGCAACAACCGGCAATCTGGATCAA ACCAAGCCCCTCCACGTTATCGTATTGGAGACCAGGAGTTTGATGGTATCCCGGCCCTTTTAGAGTTCTACAAGATTCACTATCTGGACACCACCACTTTGATTGAGCCCACCAGCAAAGCTAAGCATGCCGGGTTTGTGagcgccgccgctgctgccggCTCGCCTCAGAGGTCAGATGAGGTGGAGTATGTGCGCGCCCTTTTCGACTTCCCTGGCAACGATGAGGAGGACCTGCCTTTCCGGAAGGGGGAGATGCTCAGGGTTATCGAGAAGCCGGAGGAGCAGTGGTGGAGCGCAGCCAATCTGGATGGTCGACAGGGTATGATCCCAGTTCCCTATGTGGAGCGGTACCGTCCTGCCTCACCAACTGGTGCAGGCCAAACCGCGCCCGCAGTGCCCGGAACACCTGGGGCATCCGACGGTTCTGGTGGAGCAGCGCCCACACAGATAGACTACGCTCAGCCTGTGGTGAACACACCTTTGCCCAACCTCCAGAATGGACCAGTATATGCCAGGGTAATACAGAAGAGAGTCCCAAATGCTTATGACAAAACAGCTCTTGCTTTAGAG ATGGGGGACACGGTGAAAGTCACCAAGATCAATGTGAACGGCCAATGGGAGGGCGAGTGCAAGGGCAAGAAAGGCCATTTTCCCTTCACCCATGTCCGCCTTCTAGACCAGCAGCACCCAGAGGATGAGAGCTGA